In one Pseudarthrobacter sp. NBSH8 genomic region, the following are encoded:
- a CDS encoding IucA/IucC family siderophore biosynthesis protein: MAGTTANTVPHLAPERWATANRHLVRKALAEFLHERILEPQRLSSSGGATGAEEPAVYAVRSDDGSTAYSFTARVLELEHWSVDAASIRCTRGGEDAAPDALRFITEFRDTLGIREEMLPVYLEEISSTLAGHSYKQWLGQPSAEELVAGVTGGTDPAADFQAIERSMTEGHPCFVANNGRLGFGVSDYRAFAPETGASVSLEWIGVHRSKAVFTSSAGLDYRAHLEAELGAAALQSFDAEFAAQGVDPAQYFLMPVHPWQWENKLTVTFAAEIAQQHIIHLRTGTDSYQAQQSIRTFFNTAAPAKSYVKTAMSVLNMGFMRGLSPQYMKATPAINDWLQDLIRSDAALQKRGLAMISEIAAIGYHNSYYEAASANGSPYGKMLSALWRESPLPLLEDGQQLATMASLLHVDSAGKPMVSALIERSGLEPVEWLRRYFEAYLVPLVHCLYRYELAFMPHGENVILVLKDGVPVRAVMKDIAEEIVVMGRRLDLPEEVSRIQVDIPDTEKVLAIFTDVFDCIFRFLGALLVEDGKLSEEEFWGTAARLIQDYQAENPELADQFARHDLFAADFELSCLNRLQLRNNQQMLDLTDPSGGLQMAGRLANPLARFA; encoded by the coding sequence ATGGCGGGAACCACCGCCAACACCGTTCCCCACCTCGCGCCCGAGCGCTGGGCTACGGCCAACCGCCATCTGGTCCGCAAGGCGCTCGCCGAATTCCTGCACGAACGCATCCTGGAGCCGCAGCGCCTGAGCTCCAGCGGGGGCGCCACAGGTGCGGAAGAGCCCGCGGTATACGCGGTGCGCAGCGACGACGGCTCAACCGCGTACTCGTTCACCGCCCGCGTGCTGGAACTGGAGCATTGGTCGGTGGACGCAGCATCCATCCGCTGCACGCGCGGCGGCGAGGATGCCGCCCCGGACGCGCTGCGCTTCATCACCGAGTTCAGGGACACCCTGGGCATCCGCGAGGAGATGCTCCCGGTCTACCTGGAAGAGATCAGCAGCACGCTGGCCGGACACTCCTACAAGCAGTGGCTGGGACAGCCATCCGCTGAAGAGCTCGTGGCAGGAGTCACCGGCGGCACCGACCCCGCAGCCGACTTCCAGGCCATCGAACGCAGCATGACGGAGGGCCACCCGTGTTTTGTGGCCAACAACGGCCGGCTGGGCTTCGGTGTCAGCGACTACCGGGCGTTCGCGCCGGAGACCGGAGCCTCCGTCAGCCTGGAGTGGATCGGGGTCCACCGCAGCAAGGCTGTCTTCACGTCCAGCGCTGGGCTGGACTACCGCGCCCACCTGGAGGCCGAGCTCGGCGCCGCCGCGCTGCAGTCGTTTGACGCCGAATTCGCAGCACAGGGTGTGGACCCCGCGCAGTACTTCCTGATGCCGGTGCATCCCTGGCAGTGGGAGAACAAGCTCACCGTCACGTTCGCTGCCGAGATCGCCCAGCAGCACATCATCCACCTGAGGACGGGGACTGACAGCTACCAGGCCCAGCAGTCCATCCGCACGTTCTTCAATACAGCCGCGCCCGCCAAGAGCTACGTCAAGACAGCGATGTCCGTCCTGAACATGGGCTTTATGCGCGGACTTTCGCCCCAGTACATGAAGGCCACCCCGGCCATCAATGACTGGCTGCAGGACCTGATCCGGTCAGACGCAGCCCTGCAGAAGCGCGGCCTGGCCATGATCAGCGAGATCGCGGCGATCGGCTACCACAACAGCTACTACGAGGCCGCGTCCGCCAACGGCTCGCCCTACGGGAAGATGCTGTCTGCGCTGTGGAGGGAAAGTCCGCTCCCTCTGCTGGAGGACGGCCAGCAGCTGGCCACCATGGCGTCCCTGTTGCACGTCGATTCGGCCGGCAAGCCGATGGTGTCTGCCCTGATCGAGCGCTCCGGACTGGAACCGGTCGAATGGCTGCGCCGCTACTTCGAGGCTTACCTCGTCCCGCTGGTCCACTGCCTCTACCGGTACGAACTCGCCTTTATGCCGCACGGCGAGAACGTGATCCTGGTGCTGAAGGACGGCGTCCCAGTGCGGGCGGTTATGAAGGACATCGCCGAGGAAATCGTGGTGATGGGGCGCCGGCTGGACCTGCCCGAGGAGGTGTCACGGATCCAGGTGGACATTCCCGACACCGAAAAGGTCCTGGCGATCTTCACGGATGTGTTCGACTGCATCTTCCGTTTCCTCGGTGCCCTCCTGGTGGAGGACGGCAAACTCAGTGAGGAGGAGTTCTGGGGCACTGCCGCCCGGCTTATCCAGGACTACCAGGCGGAGAACCCGGAGCTCGCGGACCAGTTCGCCCGCCACGACCTGTTCGCCGCGGACTTCGAACTGTCGTGCCTGAACCGGCTGCAGCTGCGGAACAACCAGCAGATGCTTGACCTCACCGACCCGTCCGGCGGGCTGCAGATGGCGGGCCGGCTCGCCAACCCGCTCGCCAGGTTCGCTTAG
- a CDS encoding pyridoxal-dependent decarboxylase translates to MDVDENRVSETLPGQDFGSRVELALVATNHLFNTRNSSRYVAQVLQGVNAVATKLDRTTRPFSGVGPAEMKARIGAVDLDQPLPDTAAALEELEAVYLRDANYFHDAKYAAHLNCPVVIPALVGEAILSAVNSSMDTWDQSAGATMIERRLIDWTAERLQLGAAADGVFTSGGSQSNLQALLIARNHAVAGLRQEPANAGLRLPAMLEKLRIFTSADSHFSIQKSASMLGMGFDAVISVPCAADHKMDPAALAESMAETHDAGLIPMAVVATAGTTDFGAVDPLADLAALARAYGAWFHIDAAYGGGLMVSGRYCHLLDGTRLADSVTVDFHKTFFQPVSSSALLVRDRAMLQHVTYYADYLNPESAAQAEIPNQVDKSIQTTRRFDALKLWLTLRIMGADAIGALFDEAIDLAARVGSVLAADGDFELAADPQLSTLVFRYRPRVAGTVSGAAALAGAGFADVGLTDAHGRLSEDAADTLSLAIRAAVFASGQAVVAGTKVAGRHYLKFTLLNAEATLEDISEIIELLRRTGAQLLDGDGVSPSTSVVSA, encoded by the coding sequence ATGGACGTGGATGAAAATCGGGTGAGCGAAACCCTGCCCGGGCAGGATTTCGGTTCCCGGGTGGAGCTGGCCCTCGTTGCCACCAACCATCTGTTCAACACCAGGAACTCCAGCCGGTACGTGGCGCAGGTGCTGCAGGGCGTCAACGCCGTGGCCACCAAGCTGGACCGCACCACCCGGCCGTTCTCCGGCGTCGGGCCTGCCGAAATGAAGGCGCGCATCGGCGCCGTGGACCTGGACCAGCCGCTCCCGGACACAGCCGCGGCGCTGGAAGAGCTGGAGGCCGTGTACCTCCGGGACGCCAACTACTTCCACGACGCGAAGTACGCAGCCCACCTGAACTGCCCGGTGGTGATCCCGGCACTGGTGGGGGAGGCCATCCTGTCCGCGGTGAACTCCTCGATGGACACCTGGGACCAGAGCGCCGGGGCCACCATGATCGAGCGCCGGCTCATCGACTGGACCGCCGAAAGGCTGCAGCTGGGGGCTGCAGCCGATGGCGTATTCACCTCCGGCGGCAGCCAGTCCAACCTGCAGGCACTTCTGATTGCGCGCAACCACGCCGTTGCGGGGCTGCGGCAGGAGCCGGCCAACGCCGGACTCCGGCTGCCCGCCATGCTGGAAAAGCTGCGCATTTTCACGTCCGCGGACAGCCACTTCAGCATCCAGAAGTCCGCGTCCATGCTGGGCATGGGCTTCGACGCCGTCATCTCCGTCCCGTGCGCCGCTGACCACAAGATGGACCCGGCCGCGCTCGCCGAGTCCATGGCGGAAACGCACGACGCCGGGCTGATTCCGATGGCGGTTGTGGCCACCGCCGGGACCACCGACTTCGGTGCGGTGGACCCGCTGGCGGACCTCGCCGCCCTGGCCCGCGCCTACGGTGCCTGGTTCCACATTGACGCAGCTTACGGCGGCGGGCTGATGGTTTCCGGCCGTTACTGCCACCTGCTGGACGGGACCCGGCTGGCCGATTCCGTCACCGTTGACTTCCACAAAACGTTCTTCCAGCCCGTCAGCTCCAGCGCCCTGCTGGTCCGCGACCGAGCGATGCTCCAGCACGTCACCTACTACGCGGACTACCTGAACCCTGAAAGCGCCGCGCAGGCCGAGATCCCCAACCAGGTGGACAAGAGTATCCAGACCACCCGGCGCTTTGACGCGCTCAAGCTGTGGCTGACCCTGCGCATCATGGGCGCTGATGCCATTGGCGCCCTGTTTGATGAAGCGATCGATCTCGCCGCCCGGGTGGGATCCGTGCTGGCGGCCGACGGCGACTTTGAGCTCGCCGCCGACCCGCAGCTCAGCACGCTGGTGTTCCGGTACCGGCCCCGGGTGGCCGGAACTGTGTCCGGTGCTGCTGCCCTTGCCGGCGCCGGTTTTGCCGATGTCGGCCTCACCGACGCTCACGGGCGGCTTTCCGAGGACGCGGCCGACACCCTCAGCCTGGCCATCCGCGCAGCGGTCTTCGCGTCCGGGCAGGCCGTGGTGGCTGGCACCAAGGTGGCCGGCAGGCACTACCTGAAGTTCACCCTCCTCAACGCCGAAGCAACCCTCGAGGACATCAGCGAGATCATCGAACTGCTGCGCCGCACCGGTGCGCAACTGCTGGACGGCGACGGTGTTAGCCCCAGCACCAGCGTGGTGTCCGCATGA
- a CDS encoding FUSC family protein yields the protein MAHARSLHALGPANNDRLSAVRVALSVALPSLVLLAIGRPELTMYAVFGALTGMYGRSESHQLRLKHQAQAAVVLISGITVGVFLSLNHIHSWWLVLVEAVLAGVGSLFSDRVQLKPNGPFFGILALGACASVPTNVPFLTAVLIGAASAAFSILVGFAGWLRVRTWQAGAMRDVPRLSGELRQAALVHAARYVLAVGAAGACGVLSGSGHPHWAMAAAAVPLAGADLPSRVHRGIHRIVGTFVGLALVAVVLFPGPLSPLQYFPGHTAAVLALLVIAFQFPTELFMARHYGWAMAFFTPVILLMTQLAAPADPGLLVTERAVETFVGAVIGIAVVVAVRAPRKTTVSGVAAART from the coding sequence ATGGCCCATGCCCGCTCGCTGCATGCGCTGGGCCCGGCCAACAACGACCGGCTCTCGGCCGTACGGGTTGCCCTCAGCGTGGCACTTCCCTCCTTGGTACTCCTGGCCATCGGCCGCCCAGAGCTGACTATGTACGCAGTGTTCGGCGCCCTGACCGGCATGTACGGACGCTCGGAATCCCATCAACTGCGCCTCAAGCACCAGGCCCAGGCGGCAGTGGTCCTGATCAGCGGCATCACGGTGGGCGTATTCCTTTCCCTCAACCACATCCACTCCTGGTGGCTGGTGCTGGTAGAGGCTGTGCTGGCCGGAGTCGGGTCCCTGTTCTCCGACAGGGTGCAGCTCAAGCCGAACGGACCGTTCTTCGGCATCCTGGCACTAGGCGCCTGCGCCTCGGTTCCGACGAACGTGCCGTTCCTGACGGCCGTGCTGATCGGTGCAGCCTCGGCTGCATTCTCAATCCTTGTGGGCTTCGCTGGCTGGCTGCGGGTTCGGACCTGGCAAGCGGGCGCCATGCGGGACGTTCCGCGTCTCAGCGGCGAACTCCGTCAGGCCGCGCTGGTGCACGCAGCCCGCTATGTCCTGGCCGTCGGTGCCGCCGGCGCCTGCGGAGTGCTGAGCGGCAGCGGCCACCCGCACTGGGCCATGGCCGCGGCCGCCGTCCCGCTTGCCGGAGCCGACCTGCCCAGCCGCGTCCACCGCGGGATCCACCGCATCGTGGGGACGTTCGTCGGTTTGGCGCTGGTCGCCGTCGTACTTTTCCCTGGTCCGCTGTCGCCGCTGCAATATTTCCCCGGCCACACCGCCGCCGTGCTGGCGCTGCTGGTGATCGCATTCCAGTTCCCCACCGAGCTGTTCATGGCGCGGCACTACGGCTGGGCCATGGCCTTCTTCACGCCGGTGATCCTGCTCATGACGCAGCTTGCCGCGCCCGCGGACCCGGGCCTGCTGGTAACCGAACGCGCGGTGGAGACTTTTGTGGGCGCGGTGATCGGTATCGCGGTGGTGGTTGCGGTCCGCGCACCGCGGAAGACTACTGTTTCGGGCGTCGCGGCGGCCCGGACGTAA
- a CDS encoding GNAT family N-acetyltransferase, with product MSFTFRCADAVADAPLLHSWVTQPYASFWGMLSSTVDGVVEEYSRIQATGHHHALLGINDDGVPAFLMEEYLPAASPLAAVYAVQEGDIGMHLLVAPPSGDPKPGYTAAVMDAVLERLFEKPGVERVVVEPDARNSKIHVLNERLGFQPSGVVNLPDKEALLSFCTRQDYLAARAALRHTQDPSHELSAPIHQGAPL from the coding sequence GTGAGCTTCACGTTCCGCTGTGCTGACGCCGTTGCAGACGCACCCCTCCTCCACAGCTGGGTGACCCAGCCGTACGCGTCGTTCTGGGGGATGCTGTCCTCCACAGTTGACGGCGTTGTGGAGGAATACTCGAGAATCCAGGCAACGGGGCATCACCATGCCTTGCTGGGGATCAACGACGACGGCGTCCCCGCCTTCCTGATGGAGGAATACCTTCCGGCCGCCTCGCCTCTGGCCGCGGTCTATGCCGTGCAGGAGGGCGACATCGGCATGCACCTGCTGGTGGCACCGCCGTCGGGAGACCCCAAGCCGGGGTACACGGCCGCGGTGATGGACGCCGTGCTGGAGCGGCTGTTCGAAAAGCCAGGCGTGGAACGCGTGGTGGTGGAACCGGACGCTAGGAACTCCAAGATCCATGTGCTCAACGAGCGGCTCGGCTTCCAGCCGTCGGGGGTAGTCAACCTGCCGGACAAGGAAGCGCTGCTCAGCTTCTGCACGCGCCAGGACTACCTCGCCGCCCGCGCAGCCCTGCGCCACACCCAAGACCCTTCCCATGAACTTTCCGCCCCGATCCACCAGGGAGCACCACTGTGA
- a CDS encoding lysine N(6)-hydroxylase/L-ornithine N(5)-oxygenase family protein, with protein sequence MSTPDFSASAETRIFDFAGIGVGPFNLGLAALSEPVDGLDGVFLEQRESFDWHPGMMLEPAHLQVPFMADLVTLADPTSPYSFLNFLKQTGRLYRFYIRENVYPLRAEYNQYCQWVAGQLRSVRFSTAVLDITYDAAVYRLSVEGPEGPEVLLARRLVLGTGTSPYVPASCDGIVGSAVGGGGGLVLHNADYLSRKSELQAKRSITLVGSGQSAAEIYYELLQDMDTYGYQLNWVTRSGRFFPLEYTKLTLEMTSPEYVDYFHGLPQDQRDGLIKSQKNLYKGINSELIDAIYDLLYTKSLSGMVDTQLLTHSSLTDAAWDPAAGAHTLQLRHEEQGSDYVLDSEAVVLATGYTYREPDFLAGIQNRIARDTAGRFAVARNYGTGVEPGEIFVQNAELHTHGFVTPDLGMAAYRNSCILREITGREVYPVERSIAFQQFGPPRPGPIAVPAPFQAAEVPA encoded by the coding sequence ATGAGCACCCCGGACTTTAGCGCTTCTGCAGAAACGCGCATTTTCGACTTCGCCGGGATCGGCGTCGGGCCCTTCAACCTGGGCCTTGCCGCCCTCAGTGAGCCGGTGGACGGGCTGGACGGCGTCTTCCTGGAGCAGCGGGAATCCTTCGACTGGCACCCCGGCATGATGCTGGAGCCGGCGCATCTCCAGGTGCCGTTTATGGCGGACCTGGTGACGCTGGCCGACCCCACCTCGCCGTATTCGTTCCTGAATTTCCTCAAGCAGACCGGCCGGCTCTACCGGTTCTATATCCGAGAAAACGTCTATCCGCTGCGCGCGGAGTACAACCAGTACTGCCAGTGGGTGGCCGGCCAGCTGCGGTCCGTCCGTTTTAGCACAGCCGTGCTGGATATAACGTACGACGCCGCCGTGTACCGCCTTTCGGTGGAAGGCCCGGAGGGGCCCGAGGTGCTGCTGGCCCGGCGGCTGGTGCTGGGCACAGGCACGTCGCCGTACGTGCCGGCGTCCTGTGACGGAATAGTCGGGTCTGCTGTTGGTGGCGGCGGGGGGCTTGTCCTCCACAACGCCGACTACCTGTCGAGGAAGAGTGAACTGCAGGCCAAACGCAGCATCACCCTCGTGGGCAGCGGCCAGAGTGCCGCGGAAATCTACTACGAGCTCCTGCAGGACATGGACACCTACGGCTACCAGCTGAACTGGGTCACCCGGTCCGGGCGTTTCTTCCCGCTGGAATACACCAAGCTCACCCTGGAGATGACCTCGCCGGAGTACGTGGATTACTTCCATGGGCTGCCTCAGGACCAGCGTGACGGCCTGATCAAGAGCCAGAAAAACCTGTACAAGGGCATCAACTCCGAGCTGATCGATGCCATCTACGACCTCCTGTACACCAAGAGCCTCTCCGGCATGGTGGACACCCAGCTGCTGACGCACTCATCGCTCACCGACGCCGCGTGGGATCCCGCGGCAGGCGCCCACACGCTGCAGCTCCGGCACGAGGAGCAGGGTTCGGATTATGTTCTGGACAGCGAAGCAGTGGTCCTGGCCACCGGCTACACCTACCGGGAGCCGGACTTCCTGGCGGGCATCCAGAATCGGATCGCCAGGGACACCGCCGGCCGGTTCGCCGTGGCACGCAACTACGGCACCGGCGTGGAACCCGGCGAAATATTCGTCCAGAACGCCGAACTGCACACGCACGGCTTTGTCACCCCGGACCTCGGCATGGCCGCCTATCGCAACTCGTGCATCCTGCGTGAGATCACCGGCCGCGAGGTCTATCCCGTGGAACGCAGCATCGCGTTCCAGCAGTTCGGACCGCCCCGGCCCGGCCCAATCGCTGTGCCGGCTCCGTTCCAGGCTGCGGAGGTGCCCGCGTGA
- a CDS encoding GNAT family N-acetyltransferase gives MTENMISTEDKFSPDVSLSRDDEHHRYELRVGGKVAVQSFFRDLPGHVDFLHTDTAEDFKGQGLGKVLAHFALDDVVASGKRIIPHCPFIAGYLRAHEGYEQHIDWPDN, from the coding sequence ATGACTGAGAACATGATTTCCACAGAGGACAAGTTCAGCCCGGACGTCTCGCTGTCCAGGGATGACGAGCATCACCGCTACGAGCTGCGGGTGGGCGGGAAGGTCGCCGTCCAGTCCTTCTTCCGGGACCTGCCCGGACACGTGGATTTCCTCCACACCGACACCGCCGAGGACTTCAAGGGGCAGGGACTGGGAAAGGTGTTGGCTCACTTCGCGCTGGACGACGTGGTGGCTTCGGGTAAGCGGATCATTCCGCATTGCCCGTTCATTGCCGGCTACCTCCGTGCACACGAGGGGTACGAACAGCACATCGACTGGCCGGACAACTAG
- a CDS encoding MFS transporter — MPTDRSTTDSSAGMNNASRTNNEPAKGALPSVPKPNILARRRLKESDVNVVNRPMLKKALGGTIVGNTMEWYDVGVFGYLITTMGPVFLPESDPSTQTLFLLGTFAATFIARPLGGVIFGWLGDKVGRQKILATTLMIMAASTFGIGLLPGFAQIGLWAAALLVILKLVQGFSTGGEYAGATTFVSEYAPDKRRGFFASFLDLGSYMGFALGAALVSVLQLTLGQSAMEEWGWRIPFLIAGPLGLIAIYFRSKIEESPQFQATLDAQEELAKNATNGDAAAVKGPVGIVKAYWRPIIVAMVLVAAANTAGYALTSYMPTYLTQSMGYDEVHGTLLTIPVLVIMALCIPLTGKLSDRIGRRPVLWIGALSTVAFSVPAFTLIGIGEVWSTLAGLSLIAFPVTFYVANLASALPAQFPTSSRYGAMGISYNFSVAIFGGTTPFIVAALIKATGDDMMPAYYLMGTSAIGAVAIYFLKESANRPLPGSMPSVDTQAEARELVATQDENLLIDLDEMPFETQDIKDASTSKVPAGA, encoded by the coding sequence ATGCCCACAGACCGAAGCACGACCGACTCTTCAGCAGGCATGAACAACGCCAGCAGAACCAACAATGAACCAGCCAAGGGCGCACTACCAAGCGTGCCTAAACCGAACATCCTTGCGCGTCGCCGACTCAAAGAGTCCGACGTGAATGTTGTAAACCGGCCCATGCTGAAAAAAGCGCTCGGCGGAACCATCGTTGGAAACACCATGGAGTGGTACGACGTCGGTGTATTCGGCTACCTGATCACCACCATGGGACCTGTGTTCCTGCCGGAGTCAGATCCATCAACCCAGACGCTGTTCCTGCTTGGCACCTTCGCTGCCACCTTCATTGCCCGCCCGCTGGGCGGCGTCATCTTCGGGTGGCTGGGCGACAAGGTGGGCCGCCAGAAGATTCTGGCAACCACCCTGATGATCATGGCCGCCAGCACTTTCGGCATCGGCCTGCTGCCGGGCTTCGCGCAAATCGGTCTCTGGGCCGCTGCGCTGCTGGTAATCCTGAAGCTGGTGCAAGGCTTCTCCACCGGCGGTGAGTACGCCGGTGCCACCACCTTTGTGAGCGAATACGCCCCGGATAAGCGCCGCGGATTCTTCGCAAGCTTCCTGGACCTGGGCAGCTACATGGGCTTTGCCCTCGGCGCGGCGCTGGTTTCTGTCCTCCAGCTGACCCTTGGCCAGTCAGCCATGGAGGAATGGGGCTGGCGGATTCCATTCCTCATCGCCGGCCCGCTGGGCCTTATCGCCATCTACTTCCGCAGCAAGATCGAGGAATCGCCTCAGTTCCAGGCAACCCTGGACGCCCAGGAAGAGCTGGCTAAGAACGCAACAAACGGCGACGCCGCTGCGGTTAAGGGTCCGGTGGGGATCGTCAAGGCGTACTGGCGGCCCATCATCGTTGCCATGGTGCTGGTGGCCGCAGCCAACACTGCCGGTTACGCGTTGACCTCCTATATGCCGACTTACCTCACCCAGTCCATGGGCTACGACGAAGTTCACGGAACGCTGCTGACAATCCCCGTCCTGGTGATCATGGCCTTGTGCATCCCACTGACCGGCAAGCTGTCCGACCGCATCGGCCGCCGACCAGTGCTCTGGATCGGCGCCCTGAGCACGGTGGCCTTCTCGGTCCCGGCCTTTACGCTCATCGGAATCGGCGAAGTCTGGTCCACGCTGGCAGGGTTGTCCCTGATCGCGTTCCCCGTGACGTTCTACGTGGCAAACCTCGCGTCGGCCCTGCCGGCCCAATTCCCCACCTCGAGCCGCTACGGCGCGATGGGCATCTCCTACAACTTCTCCGTGGCCATCTTCGGCGGAACCACGCCCTTCATTGTTGCAGCGCTCATCAAGGCAACCGGCGATGACATGATGCCGGCGTACTACCTGATGGGAACGTCTGCGATCGGGGCAGTGGCGATCTACTTCCTAAAAGAATCCGCTAACAGGCCGCTGCCCGGCTCCATGCCCAGCGTGGATACGCAGGCAGAGGCCAGGGAACTGGTTGCAACCCAGGACGAGAACCTGCTGATCGACCTGGACGAGATGCCGTTCGAAACCCAGGACATCAAGGACGCCTCAACTTCCAAGGTTCCGGCCGGAGCCTAA
- a CDS encoding SDR family oxidoreductase yields the protein METPTTALVTGATAGLGAEFARQLAQEGHHMVLVARDAARLQQIADELERDYSVSAEVLPADLTDDAGVAAVVGRLTDAARPVEVLVNNAGIGLLHSFENNSLDDEKRHLRLHVETPMVLCHAALQGMLERHSGRIINVASVAAFANRGSYSAAKAWQVSFSRWANIAYGPRGVHVTALCPGFTHTEFHDRMGMDKSVAPHWMWLRADWVVRDGLADNVSGKGVSIPTKRYKLVAAISRLLPARLTSGPPRRPKQ from the coding sequence ATGGAGACACCAACCACAGCGCTCGTAACAGGTGCAACGGCAGGGCTGGGTGCGGAGTTCGCCCGCCAGCTTGCGCAGGAAGGCCACCACATGGTGCTGGTGGCCCGCGACGCCGCCCGCCTCCAGCAGATCGCTGATGAACTCGAGCGTGATTACAGCGTCTCGGCTGAGGTGCTGCCCGCTGACCTGACGGACGACGCCGGAGTGGCCGCCGTCGTCGGGCGGCTCACGGACGCTGCGCGGCCGGTTGAAGTCCTGGTGAACAACGCGGGGATCGGGCTGCTGCATTCCTTCGAAAACAATTCCTTGGACGACGAGAAACGGCACCTGCGCCTGCACGTTGAGACCCCCATGGTGCTTTGCCATGCCGCCCTGCAGGGGATGCTGGAGCGGCATTCCGGCCGAATCATCAACGTGGCCAGCGTGGCGGCTTTTGCCAACCGCGGCAGCTACTCGGCTGCGAAAGCCTGGCAGGTCAGCTTCAGCCGCTGGGCCAACATTGCCTATGGACCAAGAGGCGTGCATGTCACGGCACTTTGCCCCGGATTTACGCACACCGAATTCCATGACCGCATGGGCATGGACAAATCGGTCGCGCCGCACTGGATGTGGCTGCGGGCGGACTGGGTGGTCCGGGACGGGCTGGCGGACAACGTTAGCGGGAAGGGCGTTTCGATCCCCACCAAACGCTACAAACTGGTGGCGGCCATCTCGCGATTGCTGCCGGCGCGGCTTACGTCCGGGCCGCCGCGACGCCCGAAACAGTAG
- a CDS encoding acyltransferase, whose amino-acid sequence MSGVKEPGPAPQGDLAVQRDLVIDLVRFFCLALVVVGHCMMVSPVLQRDGTVTSENTLGDQPWFVPVIWIFMVMPLFFVTGGTTGLQSWQRLQALGGTGLEFAQARLLRLVRPAAALLAVMFLGLSAALLFGVDAQVVQLMATGAGMPLWFLAAYLAAQLNIPLLARFHSRAPWLTVAVLAALVVAVDCFRGALPVLAYANLVFLWCAVQQLGFLMADGHLARLTRSGLVGLILAANLLLGLVTGLGLYSGNMLVNLNPPNLCLLLLGVSQAAALQLFRPGLGWVSGVRWVRAVVMIAGRRSMTVYLWHLPLLVAMSGLLLLTDFPKPAAGTAEWWWARPLVLLGIVALLLPVLAAFGGLEERPTASVHTRGRPAAAVLTAAVVVFIPVANAALNGLTLGLLGGGAACFVLAVLLLGRMPERVPGDVRAERAAHNGRQPDGPLPAGPSSANVEP is encoded by the coding sequence GTGAGTGGTGTGAAGGAGCCGGGGCCGGCCCCGCAGGGTGATCTGGCGGTCCAGCGCGACCTGGTGATCGACCTTGTCCGGTTCTTCTGCCTGGCCCTGGTGGTGGTGGGCCACTGCATGATGGTCAGCCCCGTCCTGCAAAGGGACGGCACCGTGACCTCCGAAAACACCCTCGGCGATCAGCCGTGGTTCGTGCCCGTCATCTGGATCTTTATGGTCATGCCGCTGTTCTTCGTGACCGGCGGCACCACCGGGCTGCAGTCCTGGCAGCGGCTGCAGGCCCTTGGCGGCACCGGCTTGGAGTTTGCCCAGGCCCGGCTCCTGCGGCTGGTCCGTCCGGCGGCGGCCCTCCTGGCGGTGATGTTCCTGGGCCTTTCGGCGGCGCTTCTGTTCGGTGTGGACGCCCAGGTGGTCCAGCTGATGGCCACCGGAGCCGGTATGCCCCTGTGGTTCCTTGCCGCCTACCTTGCAGCCCAGCTCAACATTCCGCTCCTGGCCCGGTTCCACAGCCGCGCGCCCTGGCTGACTGTTGCCGTCCTGGCCGCCCTGGTAGTGGCCGTCGACTGCTTCCGCGGGGCCCTTCCCGTGCTCGCCTACGCGAATCTTGTCTTCCTGTGGTGCGCGGTGCAGCAGCTCGGCTTCCTGATGGCAGACGGACATCTCGCCAGGCTCACCCGCTCCGGCCTGGTGGGGCTCATCCTGGCAGCCAACCTGCTGCTCGGGCTGGTCACCGGCCTGGGCCTCTACTCCGGAAACATGCTGGTTAACCTCAACCCGCCCAACCTTTGCCTGCTGCTCCTGGGCGTGTCCCAGGCCGCAGCGCTCCAGCTTTTCCGGCCGGGGCTCGGCTGGGTTTCCGGCGTGCGCTGGGTCCGCGCCGTGGTTATGATCGCCGGCCGCCGCTCCATGACCGTTTACCTCTGGCACCTGCCGCTGCTCGTGGCCATGTCCGGGCTCCTGCTCCTCACAGACTTCCCCAAGCCCGCGGCAGGCACAGCTGAATGGTGGTGGGCCCGTCCGCTCGTCCTCCTGGGCATTGTGGCCCTTCTGCTCCCGGTGCTGGCCGCGTTCGGTGGCCTTGAGGAACGTCCGACGGCGTCTGTCCACACCCGCGGCAGGCCCGCCGCAGCGGTGCTGACGGCCGCCGTCGTCGTCTTCATTCCGGTGGCGAACGCTGCCCTCAACGGTCTGACGCTCGGCCTGCTCGGAGGTGGCGCCGCATGCTTTGTGTTGGCCGTGCTGCTGCTGGGCAGGATGCCGGAACGCGTCCCCGGCGATGTCCGTGCCGAACGGGCCGCCCACAACGGACGGCAGCCTGATGGGCCATTGCCAGCCGGGCCAAGTAGTGCCAATGTCGAACCATGA